Proteins encoded together in one Oncorhynchus nerka isolate Pitt River linkage group LG19, Oner_Uvic_2.0, whole genome shotgun sequence window:
- the LOC115147019 gene encoding pro-MCH 2, producing the protein MRDSVLSVIFALALFLESYTPSMAIPMGKMEDTALEQDTLDSLLNEEVADKNPDSVRSGSSKIIVLADSGMWKNLNRGLPLYKLKAAAAGLDRALTLDRREADQDLNPSISIVRRDTMRCMVGRVYRPCWEV; encoded by the coding sequence ATGAGAGACTCGGTCCTCTCCGTCATCTTTGCCTTGGCACTTTTCTTGGAGAGCTACACACCGTCCATGGCGATCCCGATGGGCAAGATGGAGGACACAGCCTTGGAGCAAGATACTCTAGACTCTCTACTGAACGAAGAGGTGGCCGATAAAAACCCTGATTCAGTCAGAAGCGGGAGCTCCAAGATCATCGTGTTGGCAGACTCAGGCATGTGGAAGAACCTGAACAGAGGACTTCCTCTCTACAAGCTGAAAGCTGCAGCTGCAGGACTTGACAGAGCCCTGACCCTGGACCGCAGAGAGGCTGACCAGGACCTGAACCCCAGCATCTCCATTGTCAGGAGGGACACCATGAGGTGCATGGTGGGAAGGGTGTACCGGCCTTGCTGGGAAGTGTAG